One window of Brevibacillus choshinensis genomic DNA carries:
- a CDS encoding DUF4179 domain-containing protein — MRDIYRLLKEVEVDEMEMSEIEEATKVTMLEKAKVKKRLLKSVRKKKGCAGTKVIAAAFAGLLVGGTAYLGINNPAYAAGIPVIGDIFRFLDNGRTGVYDLYQVNSNEVNVSKESNGIQITVKDAVFDGKTISYTYEVKSPQDLGESPLIGVGPSLRIQNYTGGLAGSDHVEKVAPNTYVGQANYSIAGDMEQVECQLTINDILKIENNQHEKINGKWSFAFTLQTVESDVKLVHKRTEKDGYVVTIDKIKLTPMSFVTDYTQQVPDEYRERLQDVSAHLIVKDDLGNVYEGEDNGGHGDASTGIMNWSMTFRKLEEKASKLTITPIIYISENKGGVSFDENGKEKKETPVGTRENKKVTMPEITIEIK, encoded by the coding sequence ATGCGGGATATTTATCGGTTATTGAAAGAAGTAGAGGTTGATGAGATGGAAATGAGTGAAATCGAGGAAGCGACGAAGGTTACCATGCTAGAAAAAGCAAAAGTGAAAAAGCGATTGCTGAAGTCGGTTAGAAAGAAGAAGGGATGTGCCGGAACGAAAGTGATCGCGGCAGCGTTCGCTGGTCTTCTGGTCGGAGGCACTGCTTATCTGGGAATCAACAATCCAGCATACGCCGCAGGAATTCCGGTTATCGGTGATATTTTCCGCTTTTTGGATAACGGTAGGACAGGCGTGTATGATTTGTACCAGGTGAATTCCAATGAGGTGAATGTGAGCAAAGAGAGCAACGGGATTCAGATCACAGTAAAGGATGCCGTTTTCGATGGCAAAACCATTTCCTATACCTACGAAGTAAAGTCTCCTCAAGATCTCGGGGAATCGCCGTTAATCGGTGTAGGGCCTTCCTTGCGTATTCAAAACTATACCGGCGGACTGGCGGGAAGCGATCATGTGGAGAAAGTAGCGCCGAACACTTACGTCGGTCAAGCAAACTACAGTATTGCTGGGGACATGGAACAGGTAGAGTGCCAGCTGACGATCAACGACATCCTAAAGATCGAAAACAATCAGCATGAAAAGATCAACGGAAAATGGTCGTTTGCCTTTACGCTGCAAACTGTGGAAAGCGATGTAAAGCTTGTTCACAAACGTACTGAGAAAGACGGCTACGTTGTAACGATTGACAAAATAAAGCTAACCCCGATGTCATTCGTAACGGACTATACACAGCAAGTACCCGATGAATACCGGGAGCGTTTGCAGGATGTAAGTGCCCATCTGATTGTCAAAGATGATTTGGGCAATGTGTATGAGGGCGAGGATAATGGGGGACATGGCGATGCCTCTACGGGGATCATGAACTGGAGCATGACCTTCAGAAAGTTGGAGGAGAAAGCCTCGAAGCTTACGATTACGCCAATCATCTACATCTCGGAAAATAAAGGCGGGGTTTCTTTTGATGAGAACGGAAAAGAGAAAAAAGAAACGCCTGTGGGCACCAGGGAAAACAAAAAAGTGACCATGCCGGAGATTACGATAGAGATAAAGTAG
- a CDS encoding sigma-70 family RNA polymerase sigma factor, which produces MRCDERNYIERLKKKKEDALEYIVDKYLGLVKGTVCKVLGPTYQSGEIEECINDVFLAVWNHANQFEGDGEDFKKWLYKITKYQAIDYYRKIGKRDEVSLEAESLAQGLSTEDQVVLQENKRELAAFIHTLQPIDQKIFAMKYFLGVKSDDIANQLGLTRTAVDNRVFRGKKKLAEQATMNR; this is translated from the coding sequence ATGAGATGTGATGAACGGAATTACATCGAGCGATTAAAAAAGAAAAAAGAAGACGCCTTGGAGTATATCGTAGACAAATATTTGGGGCTGGTGAAAGGTACGGTTTGCAAAGTATTAGGCCCGACATACCAGTCCGGGGAGATTGAGGAATGCATAAACGATGTATTCCTGGCGGTATGGAACCATGCCAATCAATTCGAAGGAGACGGAGAGGATTTTAAAAAATGGCTCTACAAAATAACGAAATATCAAGCCATTGACTACTACCGGAAGATAGGGAAGCGCGACGAGGTCTCCTTGGAAGCCGAAAGTCTCGCACAGGGTTTATCGACGGAAGATCAGGTTGTGCTGCAGGAGAATAAGCGGGAGCTTGCGGCGTTCATCCATACATTGCAGCCGATTGATCAGAAAATATTCGCTATGAAATATTTTCTGGGCGTCAAATCAGACGATATCGCCAATCAGTTAGGGCTTACAAGGACGGCTGTGGACAATAGAGTTTTCCGCGGAAAGAAAAAGTTGGCCGAACAGGCGACAATGAACAGATAG
- a CDS encoding IS110 family RNA-guided transposase, translating into MNPVVGLDVSKGESQVQAFLDKGQPYGKSFSISHTREGLDTFLHFLKNVESITSKQPPVVLESTGHYQTPITQFLEEQNYLYIVINPLISYQAKKSSLRKVKTDAIDAYHLCELYYKEELQPHKKRGLQLLNLRNLTRQHESLTDLCTQAKLQFHAILDQVFPEFRSVFGDLFSKVSLHILLEFPTSEEVLKARESELTERIAAICISRSNAWAKEKAKKIMDAASRNPFQKVVYESHLISLEMYIRIILQYQEHLSNLEHRIDALASEIEEYKIIQSIPGIGEKIAATIISEIGEIERFNHPKKLVAFAGIDPSVHSSGKFTATINRITKRGSSRLRHALYMAVLCGIRSSRNKKLKEFYDRKRDEGKPFKVTVVACANKLIHWIFTLLKRKETFLDLA; encoded by the coding sequence ATGAATCCAGTCGTTGGTCTGGATGTATCTAAAGGGGAAAGTCAAGTTCAAGCATTTTTAGACAAGGGTCAGCCATACGGAAAAAGCTTTAGCATTTCGCATACTCGCGAGGGACTAGATACTTTTCTTCACTTTCTCAAGAATGTAGAAAGTATAACTAGTAAACAACCTCCGGTTGTTTTGGAGTCAACTGGACATTATCAGACTCCAATTACTCAGTTTCTAGAAGAACAAAACTACTTATATATTGTGATAAACCCACTCATCTCTTATCAAGCGAAAAAATCAAGCTTACGCAAGGTCAAAACTGATGCAATCGATGCTTATCATTTATGTGAGCTGTATTACAAGGAGGAACTACAACCTCATAAGAAGAGAGGGTTACAGCTGTTAAACCTCCGTAATCTTACAAGACAGCACGAATCTCTAACCGATCTTTGCACGCAAGCAAAATTACAGTTCCATGCCATTTTAGACCAAGTATTCCCTGAGTTCAGAAGTGTATTTGGGGACTTGTTTTCAAAGGTATCCTTGCACATTTTACTAGAGTTCCCTACCTCGGAAGAGGTCTTAAAAGCTAGGGAATCTGAATTGACGGAACGAATCGCAGCTATATGTATCAGTCGTTCCAACGCTTGGGCCAAAGAAAAGGCGAAAAAAATAATGGATGCAGCAAGCCGCAATCCATTTCAAAAAGTTGTGTACGAAAGTCATTTGATTAGTCTTGAGATGTATATTCGTATCATTCTTCAATATCAAGAGCATCTGTCCAATTTAGAGCACCGAATTGATGCTCTCGCATCAGAAATTGAAGAATATAAGATTATCCAATCTATCCCTGGTATCGGAGAAAAAATCGCGGCAACGATTATCTCTGAAATTGGTGAGATAGAGCGGTTTAATCACCCTAAAAAACTTGTTGCCTTTGCCGGAATCGATCCCAGCGTGCATTCTTCTGGCAAGTTCACTGCAACAATTAATCGAATCACGAAAAGAGGTTCCAGCAGGCTGCGACATGCCTTATATATGGCTGTCCTATGCGGTATCAGGAGTTCACGCAATAAGAAACTAAAAGAGTTTTATGACAGAAAACGCGATGAAGGAAAGCCATTTAAAGTCACGGTCGTTGCTTGTGCGAACAAACTGATCCACTGGATTTTTACCCTCTTAAAGCGTAAAGAAACTTTCCTTGATCTTGCTTAA
- a CDS encoding MFS transporter has product MSTAAKSISSDQLVTRAGLKTRVNVMLAVMLLSVFMTVANIFIVNVATPSLQRGLHSSFSGVQFVITGYTLAYAVALIIGGRLGDRFGRKRMLAYGVAGFTITSLLSGFSSGVNMLILFRIMQGLSAAMIAPQVLALIQINYVPEKRGAVFGLYGAAQGLAASTGQIIGGLLLHWNPLGLEWRTVFFFSVPFGIIILGMLPFISESKSAVKAKLDWIGALSVAIGLLMMIFPLVQGQKEGWPLWLDGCLILSLPVLAVFVWYERRIARSGGIPFMNVDLFKQKVFTAGMLIVFLLLCSQAAFFLVAAYFLQMGIGFTALQAGLVILPMGMGYFLASLFSSKAVAKYGAHVLTFGAVLSIIGFLSLALTVHATGVAFQRYESIPALLILGIGQGAIAAPLTNTVLAKIRSSDIGSASGILTTGMQVAFALGIALIGVIFLNTMRYHADTVSGEVSQQLRQQLSAISHADAQNEMAVQQFRSCYADFVRTNDPSVLSASCKINSERPEIQSVFKASIKSANAQNYTDAFQLCLYVLAVISAGLLLLVLALAKGNRSTEPNGETG; this is encoded by the coding sequence ATGTCTACAGCGGCAAAATCTATTTCCTCGGATCAGCTGGTCACGAGGGCAGGTCTCAAAACGAGGGTAAATGTGATGCTGGCCGTCATGCTTCTCTCGGTCTTTATGACAGTGGCCAATATCTTTATCGTAAATGTAGCGACGCCATCGCTGCAGCGAGGTCTCCATTCCAGCTTTTCCGGTGTGCAATTTGTGATTACAGGCTATACCTTGGCCTACGCGGTCGCGCTCATTATCGGGGGGCGCCTGGGAGATCGGTTTGGCCGGAAAAGGATGCTGGCCTACGGAGTAGCGGGCTTTACGATCACGTCTTTATTGAGCGGATTTTCCTCAGGGGTGAATATGCTTATTCTGTTTCGCATTATGCAAGGACTTAGTGCCGCGATGATTGCCCCACAAGTGCTTGCCTTAATCCAGATCAATTACGTTCCTGAAAAACGGGGTGCCGTGTTCGGGTTATATGGGGCAGCACAGGGACTAGCGGCATCTACAGGGCAGATCATCGGAGGCTTGCTGTTGCATTGGAATCCGCTGGGGCTTGAATGGAGAACGGTATTTTTCTTTAGCGTGCCTTTCGGAATCATCATCTTGGGTATGCTCCCTTTTATCTCAGAATCCAAGAGTGCTGTGAAAGCAAAGCTGGATTGGATAGGTGCACTGAGTGTGGCGATAGGCTTACTCATGATGATATTTCCGCTCGTGCAGGGACAGAAGGAAGGGTGGCCGCTATGGCTTGATGGATGCTTGATCTTGTCGTTACCGGTGTTAGCCGTCTTCGTCTGGTATGAACGAAGGATAGCACGCAGTGGCGGCATTCCTTTTATGAACGTTGATTTGTTCAAACAGAAAGTGTTTACGGCAGGCATGCTCATCGTTTTTTTGCTGCTATGCTCACAGGCAGCCTTCTTTCTGGTAGCGGCTTATTTTCTCCAGATGGGAATCGGCTTTACCGCACTCCAGGCGGGATTGGTTATTTTGCCAATGGGCATGGGATATTTTTTGGCCTCGCTCTTCTCTTCCAAAGCGGTCGCCAAATACGGTGCGCATGTACTTACTTTTGGAGCGGTTCTGAGCATCATCGGCTTTTTGTCCCTCGCGCTCACTGTTCACGCGACAGGGGTTGCCTTTCAAAGATATGAATCGATTCCCGCCTTACTGATTCTGGGAATCGGACAAGGAGCGATTGCCGCTCCTCTGACCAATACGGTGCTTGCCAAAATCCGCAGCAGCGATATTGGCTCTGCTTCGGGTATCCTGACAACAGGCATGCAAGTTGCCTTTGCGTTGGGGATTGCCCTGATCGGTGTCATTTTTCTAAATACGATGAGATATCATGCGGACACGGTAAGTGGCGAGGTCTCGCAACAGCTTCGTCAACAACTATCCGCGATTTCACATGCAGACGCTCAAAACGAGATGGCGGTGCAGCAATTCCGCAGCTGTTATGCGGATTTCGTACGGACGAACGATCCCTCCGTATTGTCTGCAAGCTGCAAGATCAACTCTGAACGACCAGAGATCCAAAGCGTATTCAAGGCAAGTATCAAATCTGCTAACGCACAAAATTACACGGATGCTTTTCAGCTATGTCTATATGTGCTCGCTGTGATTAGCGCAGGTCTTTTGCTGCTGGTGCTGGCTTTGGCAAAAGGAAATCGGTCGACAGAACCGAATGGGGAAACAGGATGA